The Geotrypetes seraphini chromosome 8, aGeoSer1.1, whole genome shotgun sequence genome includes a region encoding these proteins:
- the LOC117364868 gene encoding eukaryotic translation initiation factor 4E type 2, with product MNNKFDALKDDDSGDHEQNEENSAQKDSEKEKPEKDKSQGCKRKAIVPGPAEHPLQYNYSFWYSRRTPGRPTCSQSYEQNIKQIGSFASVEQFWRFYSHMVRPGDLTGHSDFHLFKEGIKPMWEDDANKNGGKWIIRLRKGLASRCWENLILAMLGEQFMVGEEICGAVVSVRFQEDIISIWNKTASDQATTARIRDTLRRVLNLPPNTIMEYKTHTDSIKDNSSFRNTKMTL from the coding sequence ATGAACAACAAATTTGACGCTCTGAAGGATGATGACAGTGGAGACCATGAACAGAACGAGGAGAACAGCGCACAGAAAGACAGTGAGAAGGAAAAACCAGAGAAGGACAAAAGCCAAGGCTGCAAGAGGAAGGCTATTGTGCCGGGCCCAGCTGAACACCCATTGCAGTATAACTATTCTTTCTGGTACTCCAGGAGAACCCCAGGGAGACCCACCTGCTCCCAAAGCTACGAACAGAACATTAAACAGATTGGCTCATTCGCTTCGGTGGAGCAGTTTTGGAGGTTTTACAGTCACATGGTACGTCCCGGGGACCTGACAGGACACAGCGACTTTCATCTCTTCAAAGAAGGGATCAAACCTATGTGGGAAGATGATGCAAATAAAAATGGTGGGAAGTGGATTATCCGTCTGCGCAAGGGCCTTGCATCCCGCTGCTGGGAGAACCTCATTCTGGCAATGCTTGGGGAACAGTTCATGGTGGGAGAGGAGATCTGTGGTGCTGTGGTTTCAGTGCGCTTTCAGGAAGACATCATCTCAATATGGAACAAAACAGCGAGCGATCAGGCAACAACGGCCAGGATACGGGACACTTTGCGTCGAGTGCTGAACCTGCCTCCCAACACCATCATGGAATACAAAACGCACACAGACAGCATCAAGGACAATTCAAGCTTTCGAAATACAAAGATGACCTTATGA